One genomic window of Cuculus canorus isolate bCucCan1 chromosome 11, bCucCan1.pri, whole genome shotgun sequence includes the following:
- the DNASE1L3 gene encoding deoxyribonuclease gamma yields MLFFILLSLFNFNSSLSLKICSFNVRSFGETKIARPEVVDAVVKIISRCDIALLMEIKENKNRVCPLLVEKLTSQLKRSEEQYSCVASERLGRKSYKEQYVFIYRQHLVSVKQTYQYPDNQPGDEDVFSREPFTIWFQSPKTAVKEFAIIPLHTAPETAVQEIDELYDVYLDVKQHWRTENFIFMGDFNAGCSYVPQKQWKNIRLRTDSEFVWLIGDKNDTTVKMSTSCPYDRIVVRGQKLIGAVVPDSVNIFDFQKDFQMTEEQALGVSDHFPVEFELKAKPGFFSWLKSRFSKKRRSRKSHYLIS; encoded by the exons ATGTTGTTCTTCATCTTGCTTTCGCTCTTCAATTTCAACTCATCTCTGAGCCTAAAAATCTGCTCCTTCAATGTGAGGTCTTTTGGAGAAACTAAAATAGCCAGACCTGAAGTCGTCGATGCTGTGGTAAAG attatttcTCGCTGTGACATCGCATTACTGATGGAAATAAAGGAGAACAAGAACCGAGTTTGTCCTCTCCTGGTGGAGAAGCTCACCAG TCAGCTGAAGAGGTCAGAGGAGCAATACAGCTGCGTGGCCAGCGAGAGGCTGGGAAGGAAGAGCTACAAGGAACAGTACGTCTTCATCTACAG GCAACATCTGGTATCAGTGAAGCAAACCTACCAGTACCCTGACAACCAGCCTGGAGACGAGGATGTCTTCTCTAGAGAGCCCTTCACCATCTGGTTCCAGTCTCCCAAAACCG CTGTCAAGGAGTTTGCTATAATCCCTCTGCACACTGCACCAGAGACAGCAGTTCAGGAGATTGACGAGCTCTATGATGTGTATTTAGATGTAAAACAGCACTGGAGAACGGAG AACTTCATCTTCATGGGGGACTTTAATGCTGGATGTAGCTACGTTCCCCAAAAACAGTGGAAGAACATCCGCCTGAGGACTGACTCCGAATTCGTCTGGCTAATTGGCGACAAAAATGACACAACAGTGAAGATGAGCACAAGCTGCCCATATGACAG GATTGTGGTCAGAGGGCAGAAGCTCATTGGTGCTGTTGTGCCAGACTCTGTCAACATCTTTGATTTCCAGAAGGACTTTCAGATGACTGAGGAGCAG GCGCTGGGGGTGAGCGACCACTTCCCTGTAGAGTTTGagttaaaagcaaaacctgGCTTCTTCAGCTGGCTGAAATCACGGTTTTCAAAGAAGAGGAGATCACGAAAGAGTCACTACTTAATCTCATGA